DNA sequence from the Thermus hydrothermalis genome:
TTACAGTCGGTGTCGGTAATGTCGGCTACCGTGCGGCTAGAATCCTCGGCGATAAACGCGTACGCAGCCTTGTAGACGTTTTGCGCGTGGGCTTGGGCTGCCCGGTCGTTGGCCGCCCGCCGTGCCTGGAGCAGGTTGGGGATAAGCACCGCTGCCAGGATGCCGATGATAGCGATGACGATCAGGAGCTCAATCAAGGTGAAGCCTTTAGCGTTCCGCATACTTCTTTCTCCTCCAAGATTTCCGCGCTTTCATCTATCGCGCGGCCATGAGTGCCTGTTGCCGAAAAGCCTTCTTACCGGACCATCTCTCTAACCTTTTTCCTTGTACCTTTAACCCTCCTTTCACCTCCTTTCGCACCCCATTCTTAGGGAGCTTTCCTCCTTTTGTCAACTCCCCCTTTTGGGGGGGACACCTTTAGGGTGGCAGGGGGGTGTGAAAGGGGTGTGAAAGCTAGCGGCGGTAAAGGACCCGGGGCCTGGGGTTGCCGTGGGTTTCAACCTGGGGGAGGTCGGTGTTCTGGGCGCTGGAGCTTTGGATGTAGAACTGTCCTCCGCCGTTGCGGGTGGCACCACCCATGCTAACGGCACCCCCGATGAAGGCCCCTGTGCCGTTAAAGGTGATCTGGCCCCTTGCCCACATAAAAGCATGGGTATCGGCCCGTCCGTTGAAGGTGATGTCCCCCTCGCTCACGATAGCGAGG
Encoded proteins:
- a CDS encoding prepilin-type N-terminal cleavage/methylation domain-containing protein, whose amino-acid sequence is MRNAKGFTLIELLIVIAIIGILAAVLIPNLLQARRAANDRAAQAHAQNVYKAAYAFIAEDSSRTVADITDTDCKAGGFQAGQYSVPDPGAAVQSCTVAGSGTEPTVTVVSSNGTTFNVP